The nucleotide window ATTCGATGGAGCAATTGTGACTCATTAGCGTGCCGAGACTGATTTGGTATTCAGCAGCATCTCCCGAACCTGCGCAATAACTAGCTCGGCAGCGATCGCTCCCTGAATCCGGCTCCACAGATGATAATCGACAAAATAGACTTGATCGTTCTGATAGGCTGGAAGCGATCGTAAAACGGAATTGCCTTCCCATACCGATTTCACCTGGTCAACTTGGCTGTCTCCACTTGCCATCACAATGATCAAATCAGGTCTAAGTTGGGGCAGCGTTTCCAGGGAGATTACAATTTCTCCATTTGTTTCGCTTAACTCATTCGGAACTAAAAGTTCAAAGCCTAGATCTTCTAAAATTGCTCCTGCAAATGTTTTATGATTAAAAATACCAACATCATCTAACCCGGTCATTGACAACAGTAAAACGTTTTGGCGACCCGTTTGTATTAATTCATTTTTTGTAGAAATTACGTTTCTATTGTATGCGTCGATCGCCTGCTGAGCTTGCGTTTCCCGATCGAGAATTTGTCCTAAAAGCAGTAAGCTATCCTGCCATTGCTTGGGAGAAGTCCAGTCGTCAATTGGGATCAGCGTCGGTGCCAGTTGAGAAAAGTTTTTGTATTGTGATTCGTCTAAATACCCGCTAAGAATTAGATCAGGTTTTAGCCCTAGCATGGTTTCTAGAGACGGAGTTTGCCATGTACCTACATGAGTGGGTGAAGAACGCAGGCGATCGCCCAAATACTTTACGCCGTTGACCGATTGCCCTAATTTGGGGTTGCCCACTAAAGCGCGGCTGTCTTCAGAGTAGCCAATGGGTTGAATGTTTAGAGAGAGCAGTAAATCCAGGGCATGGGGATCAAGTGCAATGATGCGCTGAGGTTGTTCACATAGCTCAGTTTTTCCCCAGGCATGGTTCACGACTTTGCAAGCCGGATCGGTATTGCTAGCTTGAACGGACAAAGACGATGTCGGTTGATTAGTTTCAGGAATTTGAAAATGACAGGCAGAGAGTGTAGAGAATAGGAGAACGAGGAGCGATCGCCAACGAATTAAAGCGGGTGAG belongs to Timaviella obliquedivisa GSE-PSE-MK23-08B and includes:
- a CDS encoding iron-siderophore ABC transporter substrate-binding protein, yielding MNSPALIRWRSLLVLLFSTLSACHFQIPETNQPTSSLSVQASNTDPACKVVNHAWGKTELCEQPQRIIALDPHALDLLLSLNIQPIGYSEDSRALVGNPKLGQSVNGVKYLGDRLRSSPTHVGTWQTPSLETMLGLKPDLILSGYLDESQYKNFSQLAPTLIPIDDWTSPKQWQDSLLLLGQILDRETQAQQAIDAYNRNVISTKNELIQTGRQNVLLLSMTGLDDVGIFNHKTFAGAILEDLGFELLVPNELSETNGEIVISLETLPQLRPDLIIVMASGDSQVDQVKSVWEGNSVLRSLPAYQNDQVYFVDYHLWSRIQGAIAAELVIAQVREMLLNTKSVSAR